The Hordeum vulgare subsp. vulgare chromosome 4H, MorexV3_pseudomolecules_assembly, whole genome shotgun sequence genomic interval ctgaacatcatgtgactcaggtccatatttccaccattgtttacacctccaccatttactatttttatttacttttccgttgcaatcactatcactattcctcttgtgttttgatcctttgcaaactacaaggccggagagattgacaacctctctgaactcgttgggagaaaagttatttgttgtgagtgcaggtccacgtcttctggtaGCGCCAGGGCAGCGGACTGCTACTTGTtattccttggagtcctcctagttcgatgaaCCTTACAGTccacgtgtaagggaaatctgctgctgactacatttccaccttccacttggggtaaccaacaaggggcgagaagtatatccatcaactcgttatCACACAtgaacggacgtgaactaataattatcAAGAAGTAAGCCTTAGCACCCACttatgagtcaaacataaccccacgatgttcccttcttggttcaaacctcactAGAAAAGatggtcacggttacacacacagttggtgtATTTAATTTGAGTTTACTTAATAGTtgttataaccggatgttaaacaatgtccaatttgccacataaccgtgggcattaCTCTCAGAAAGATTGAACCTTGCAGGTGTGCTCCAAGTCGTCCATTATAAACTAGCCACAATATGCGGTGAAAAACCTGAACCTAAAGATAGCCCAAGGTATCCTCAGATTCTCCGTGGACAAGACATTCgacaaaggtaaaacaaatccagaaaGGCCTCCCGGCATGCAGAAAATCTCTTTACGAGCCTCGTATCTCATTCTCAAGGCATGACCAGATAGGCAAGACGTTGGGTTGGCTGAGACCCCGGGTGACCACGGgctccggacatcgctcaggttggaccaacacccaTGAGGAGTAGTGGTCTGGTTTGTTCATTAATTATCCGTGGGTGCCGGTGGGCCCATATGCCATTTTAGTAGtttttaggaaaatgtagtaccaatgatgGGCCTTGTCGGAAGAGTTTTATCCAAAAACGAATAatcaaggggttccccataacaaccccaagcatgttaggagtgcttaatatggaacataacaccggtacacaagtaactagggtggaaaatgtggaacaaaacaccgagcaaaaggccaagccttccaccttttaccaagtatatatgtggattaaattaaatagcaataatattgtgatataccAAGATATCCGTTATCATATGGaacaacctgcacctgcaactaccaaAGCTATAAGAATAGCTGAGCAAGCATTAACTTAGCCAAAAATGGTTTGCTAAGATATGGagggttagaggcttatcatggcatttggtaggcttgacaaacaagtggtaggaagcgagacatAGTGATAGAAATGAGATaactagaataaaaatgatagtagtggtatcaagggaaatgatcatcttgtgcGAGATCCCGCATGTAAGAAGAATGAAGCCATGAAGTAGACAAACGGGACATAGTCGAATGAATCCACACACTCTGAATTGGttttggaactctattgagaagaagCAAACGAGAAACAAACAAATGAGACGGTAAGCACACAACATATTCTTGACATTTTGCACAAACATGGATGATGCTATTaatgaaactccacgtttgaaCCTTTTAATTCACTCGTTTAATTACATGAAAAgtttaatgttgttaaacatggcaagaggtgaagcattaaTAAACTGCATATTTAGGGAAATTGAAATGTGGCaggaacaacaaataacaactcCAGAAAGTCCCACATGTATTTTTCGAAATTGGTCCAAATCTGTCCTAAatgtattttatatttattaaacattaAAATAAAGTGCACCATGTTATTATACACATTTTCCTCATCAAGTTACATACGCGAATCATTTTAATCGGATCTACTAttatttagttatgaaataaatcattttaacatggcatttatgcaaattaatgcaaacaataggtttaagcattttaaacatgcatgaaagttggatattgtgaatctacacaaaattctaattatTTTATATATTTAAATCAtttcgatccgatgcacggttcatGAGTTATTAAATGCATGAGGTCTAGGTTTTTTTCATGCAAATCTATTATTCACTTGATAATTAGGCAAATTATTCATCAACCCGTGTGCGTGCACGGGCTAGCCTACTATTTAGATAGATGTTTATGAGTtttagttttattaatatttactgCATGTAATATTTCTAAGAAATGGATTTTGAAATACTCCCTCCGGTCACatttataagaccttttaaatagCTTAGACAACTCCCAAAACAGTTCAAAATCAGCTGTCTAAAACGTCTTATaaaaaggaacggagggagtaatgatatttatttaggtttaaattATTACAAACACTGAAAAATGCATATTCTATATCGcatggaaaaataataataatatttgtATATTTTACATAAATCTATGCTTTACATAATTTTGTTAGAGTAATGTTGTGTTGTCTTCATCAATATATAAATATAGTACACGACAACATGACAATATCCACCAATATATTCATCGGTATATTTACTAAATGAGTGTCCTGAAGCCCAAAATTATTAATTAACATACTTTAGAAAGGATATATTTTGTCAAACACAAAAAATATTATCTTTGTCGTAACATTTGACATATGATGTGAAATGTTGTGTGCTTGccacaacaattttctaaaacacAATGACACTAATGTATCATGATATCATGTAGAAACCCCAAGTTTCCCATAAATGTTGTTCTACATGTGTACTCCCAAACTTTACACCATatcataaaatatgtttagttctATGTTACACTCGAAGACCAATGTATATACAGTTTTATCTACTGTTTGATAGTATTTCACATCCACAATAAGTAGTTTTGTTCCGTAACCCACAAATAAAGTATTGTTTTAGTTGAATGTTTTATTAGGGGGGTCTAGTTGAATATTACATACACATGGACATTCGCATGTTCCAAAAATCTATATTTTCCATATTtaacaaagggatttcctttttttatGTTTTGGCTAAGCCGAGTAGCAAGAAAATTGCTCTCTACCTGGTGTTACAATTTTCTATGAAAGCTAATGGAGAAAACTAGTATGAAAAGTTAatatagaaaaaaatatttttcataaaaaaatGCCATCATGTGTTTCTCCCTGCATTAATAACCGCACAATCTTATTTCACTTATACCCAATTAAACTggaagaacggacaatctctcatcATCCTAGATTATTCTATGCAATATAAATTATAAGGAAAAACTACTCGCTTTAACAAAATGTGATTACTTGGTTTTTTCATTCAGATCATGCCTAGTGTGTTCTGTAAATGTTCATTTCTTCGTTTCTAATTCGTGAAATAATGTTTAGGCTTGTAATCATGAAGTATATGCATATGTGGTTGTTTAATCTGTTAAATTACTTCCGTAGATTTTTTTAAATAAGGGTACATTTGCACATCGCATCGGTATAGAATTCCATATAGCTATCACGCACGCATGTATTACTACTACGTAACATGTTGCATAGTACATCTATGAGGAGCGAGTACCTGTGGTGAGTGGCTGAGTGCCAACCACATCACCATACATGAACGATGTCATAGCTGGACAAAACGGTGTCCTCTTATTATTGTTTCGTTAACAATACAGCAGCAAACCGAGCAATAGCAATTAACGAAGTACTGCTTTTGTCCGGCGGTTAGGTGTGCTTGCAATCCTCTTGTATGTCCCAATAAGTAGGACTTTGCTCCTGCAGTAAGTATCTGTGCAATGTCCACCTGACAAAACTGAAGATCATTGTGTTTAGGGACAATATAGTAGAAAGAGAAGGGGGGAGACGAAATttgtcaagagagagagagagagaaagagaggattGCTGGCAGCCATGCAGACTTCCCAAGCAGCAGGTTAATCGAGTCCGGCTAAAAGAGAAGCATCGCTTCCCACGTACATGTAACCCAGATTGAGAGGCTGCTACCACACGCCAAGGAGAACACATGATTGATGGCAATGGGACTACGATAGTATTGACCTGCGACATTGGCTTCTGGACGGTGATGTAGCAAAGTGGATTGATTCCTCCCTGAAGAGATTCTGCATGAAGCTTGTCCTGCAAGATCCACATGTCGAAGACAACCTATAATGGTGACGGCGGCGACGCCAGATTGACACACGTATAAGGGAGATACCGAAGAGAGATTGATATTTGAAACCGTTCCAGGACCATCATCGTACTGCCTTGGGGGCATTGGCCTGTAATTGGTGATGAAGCAAGCTAGCACATCGTTATGGACcttggggagaaatatcaaagagaGATTGATATTTAACACTGTTATGGACCTCCAGGAATATTACAGTTAAAGGATTCATCTCGGCTATTCGTCTAGCTAATAATCAAGTTGTTAATAGTTGTTTAGATGTCAGGCTCGGAAAGGTGCTTCTAATAAGGGAAAAGCTGGTGTTCAACCGACCGATCTTTCTTCGTACTTCCACTGTATAGTATGCTCGCCACGCGTCTTGATTAGGACCACACACACCGCATTTCTCTTTTAGTCCTTATCTCTTTGGAGCCCTGGCCACTAATGCGTTCTGTACCTACTCTTATTCCTGCAACTGGTCACCTGTTTCAGGAAGCAAACCTCGTCGGCGACGGGGACGGGCGAAGCCTCTCCTTCCTCAGCACCGTTCGACGGAGCTCTCGATGAATGACAATTGTTATTTTCTTGTAACATCCTCCTTGTTGCAAGAAAATTTCTGCAACTTTAGTTATGTTTCAAAACTCTATTCGTGAAAAAAAAACTGCAACATTAACTTGGTTGCGGGAAAAAAAAAGCTGCAACATCCTTCTTGTTGCAAGAAAATTTCTGCAACAATAGTTATGTTGTAAAAAGATGATGATAAAAACAAATTCGTAACATCACATTTGTTCGCTCATACGACACGTCTCCTGCGTGACATATGCCCCTGGCTTCTCATGACTCCCCTCAAATTTTCTGCAACAACATGAGTGTTGCAGAAGTTTCTTCCGTAACATAAACTATGTTGCAAAAAGGTGAGGacaattttttttgcaacaacaCCAATGTTGCAGAAGTTTCTCCCGTAACATGAGCTATGTTGCATAAAAGTGAAGACAACCTAAACAAATTATGCAACAAGTCCTCAGTTGTAAAATATTTTTGTAACACGAACCATGTTTCAGAAATGCAAATAGCGGTTTGGACTTTTTGCAACAAGCAACCCGTTGCAGGGTTTGTTCTATAACACAGTGCGAAAGAAGATGATGCTAGTGGATGGATAGATCGGATGGTCAACCCCGCATCCATCCATCGGCCACTGAGGCGACGGATATTTTTACGTTATCGTCCGGCTGACGCGTAGCGTGGCCCTTCTAATAACTATCGATATAAGTTTTTTATAGGATATATATACTACAAATATAAGTTTGTTACGTGCTGGTTGTCTCTTTTTTCAAGTCCAAAGTAACGTGAATCCTGGAGTGGAGATATTTTAATCACATAGATCAACGGTTAAGATATTTCTAATGATGTGGATTAACATGGAGACTCGTATGGTGCATTAAATTAGTACTAgttaaatgcccgtgcgttgccacggcatATGAAATATGATGTGAAAAGATTACTtgataaaataatagcatggacTCTGGATATTTTAGACGAGTGTTTTTTATTGAATGCCTGTTTGTAGGCACGGCGGTCCACAGGCCCGTACTCTTTTCGGCTGTTGCACGTGGCATAGCTGTCGGAGCTAGCTAGCTCACGTGTGTACCATGGCTAGCCGGAGCGAACCAGCTCACGCGATCACGGCCGGACGAAGCTAGCTAGCTCACACACCCATCGGAGCTAAGTCACTCGCCGTTGCATTAGTTGATGCATACCGCGGCAATTGGTCGCCACTCGCCGCTGCTACTGCATGCCGCCCCTCATCGCTACTCCCTCCCATGCTTGAGCTGCTCGCACCGACTGCTACTGGAGGGCGTCCGGGCCGTTTCAAAGTTGTTGTTGGAGGGTGTCCGGGCCGTTTCAAAGTTGATGTTGGAGGGCCGCCGCAGCCATGGCGGGTGGCGCCATGCCCGGACAGTGGTCagggaagaaaaggaaggaaaaaATAAGGGAGAAAGAGACAGagcacaattacatgtgggaccgACATGTAAGTTTACGGTCAAACAAATGATCAACAAATGGTTTGTTTAGGAGCGGTTCCAACCTACTATAAACCACATTAATTCTAAATTACATCGTTATTTGTGTTTTTTGAAACAAGGTACCACTTTTGTGGTAGTTTTTTGAAAGATTAAAAACTGATAGTTTTCCGTGATCAACGCGTGTAATGTGGTAGTTTTTTGCATATACTCCACAAACTTTGACCGAGTTTGTGAAGAAAAACATTTATATTTAGAATACCAAACATATACCATTAGATAAATTATAAGATGTCTTTTCATATTTGATATTTTGGGATTATATATGTAAATAGTTTCTTCAATAAACTTGGTCAAAATTTGCAAAGTTTAACTTAAAAAAATCTATAAATATTACATTTTGGAACAAAGGAAGTCTAAAAATATACCTTTTGTATTATCATGTACAACAACATATAAAGAAGAACAATTATTTGTATGCATCTCATCTGGTGGTTGAGTACAACTTGATGATATCGTTACATCAATTCCTATGTGAGTCTGACATTTTCAAAACATCATCGGaatccattagttgaagaacttatgCACAAAAATGAAACATATAAATATATAAACATATAAATGACATTTTAAACTTATAAACAAAATCGAGACAAACCATCTTTTTCCCACCTACACACTAAAAAAAACTTATCCTCACCGTACAACCACTCCTTAGGCCGCGTTTGGATTGTCGGTGAAATCTTACAAACGTAAATTATTACAACTGTATAATACCAGTGTTCAGTAATATACAATCGGTAATATTTTCCGCTTGTAAAATCCCGTGTGTGGGCAGTTACCTGAAATCCAGTGAAAGGAGCAGCAAGAGGCAGATGGAGCACGAAGACAACGAGCTACCAGCATCCTCACCTACCAAATCCTCCTCCCTCCGCTCACCAGATCGGCGGTGCCGAAGGAGCACAGAGAGGCAGATGGAGCACGAAGAGGCAGATGGAGCTACCAGCATCCTCGGCCACCAAATCCTCCTCCCTTCGCTGACCAGATCGTCGATGCCAACGGGCTCGCCGACGCCGACGCGTCGCTCGATGCCGGCCAGCGATCCGCTGCGCCAACGGGCTCGCCGACGCTGACGCGCTGCTCGATGCCAGCAAGCGGCTCGTCGTCTTCGCCGGGCTCGCCCATGCAGACGCACCGCTCGATGCCGGCCAGTCGCTCATCGTCTTCGTCAGGCTCGCCTGTGCTGACCAGGTCCGCGGCACCAACGAGCTCGCCAGCGCCGACGTGCCGCCCGATGCCGGCCAGCCGCTCGTCGTCTTCGCGGAGCTCGCCTCCgttgaccagatccgcggcgccgCCGACGCCGATGCGTCGCTTGGTCTCGAGCGAGAGGGAGGTGGGGAAAACGATGGTCAGTGGTCTGTAGCGGATACAGTCCTGTTACGGGTGTAAATAAGAAAACCGATGTATAAATTACACTTCAAAAACGACATACCAAGCCCTGACGTTAGATCCATCCGTTTTTATTTTACAGGGGTATATTACACCGGTGTATTGGGCATCAAACCGACGAACCAAACGGGGCCTTACTTTCTTCACTCATAGTCATTCCTGTCAAGGCCTCACCTTATCCACTCACAGCTACTCCCATCCATGGTGCCTCCCCTTCCATCGACGGCGCCTCCACTCCCATCGACGGCGCCGTCCGGCCCCTCCTCTGCACGCACGAATCCACTCTTTGCTTCTACACTCCCCCCTTCTCCGCATCCGACAAGTCCACCCCTCCCCCCTCGTCGTCGACCAGCTCTAATGAAGGCGGAGCAGCAGAAGCCGCAGCGCTCGTAGCGCAAGGCACAGAAGGGCATGATGTcttggccgccgtcgccgtcgtatcTTCTCCGCTCGGAAGCGTCGATGCCCATGGCGACAACGAGGACAATGAGGGCTCCGTCGGCCCCGAGATCTCCTGCCGCTACTCCCAGAAGGTGGTCTCCTGCGAGGTCCGCCGTCCGCGCGCAGGTCGACGCCATCCACCACTGCTTCTCGTGGCGCCACGCCGACCGCGCCATGGGCATCCTTGCGGAACTCCCAAAAAACGGTAATTATTACTGTTTCTTCATTGCTTAGTAATGTCTTGTTTTCTCACACACATTTTGTTAATTTTAGAATAATACAAACCAAAGTATGAGGTGTTTGTTTTTGGAGTCAATCAAAGTTCACCTGAAAGGACTCTGGAAATCAGAATACCTGTGTGGCCTAGATATTGCTTGTGTCAAGGATATAAGGTTTGTAAAAGAAAACAACATAATGACCTACTGTTCTTTTCAAGAAAACTCAATGAGCATTATTCTCGTTGTATTAACGATTAGAAAACTGTACATGCCTTAGTCAAGGCCAGCTAAACAACTGAAAGAAAGAGCAAAACGAACACACTAAGAAATACTCAGTGCCCCAGCGGCAAAAGAGCATCCCTGGATTTGATCTTGTCAATTAAACATAATAATGAACTCTAGGAAGCACTCTTGACCATCCAGTTTGATATTCTATAACTGATGGAGTGATTTTTCTGGTACTTTATTTGGAAATTGTTTATAGAGTCTTGTGTTCATCTTCATATTTTTCGCCTAACTTTATATAGGGCATCAAAAGAGTTCAAGAAGGGTGCATTGATTTTGTAATGGCGTATGAGGGTCCGGGTAACCTTTTTGTATAACGATGAATTTTTTTGTATCTCAACTTTTTATGTAGTCAAGTCTATGATCTATCACTTTTTTCATCCAATGGATCTAACTTGTATAATCTCGAGTCTTTCTTCTTGTGTATGTGCTCTCCTTTTTCTGGTCATTAGGAATCGGTCTTTGCCATTTGCATGTTGGCATAAATGTCTCAATGGCTAATTATTTATTAAACAAACTATTTACATGGCTTAAAATTGTTATTTCTTTATTCCATTGTTAGTGTCAGGTAATTTGACTTTGTTTGTTCTGCATAATGTACACCATAACAGATGAATGGAACATGGAAAGCTCACTTTTCCCATGTACAGGTGCATCTCTGGATTTGGTCAGGTTGCTGGAAATATGTTTATTCCATTGTAATTAAAAATATCACATTTTTTGTGAACCATAGAGCCTGAAAATCCTGTGCCCGCACCCCTGGCAAGCTGGGAAGACTACTATCAGTGGAGATCCCTTCCTTTACATTCACCTGTGGCAGTTTTACTTCACTTGGTATGTGCAGTATAATATCTTatgatatactccctctgtcccaaaataagtgtcattGATCTAGATGTGCTGTGACCCTTCCTGCCCTTTGTTAAATTATTACTGGTTCTAGCACAGTGATTTAGGTGCCTGTATTTGTACATTTGCTTTATCCTTTTGTCCTTGTCCCTGTGATTCCCTTTCTAGGACATCATTTCAGTGGGATTCTGTTGCTCTGCTCAGCTTTCACCGTGCTTTGTTAATCGGACATTAAGGCCATCAACACAAAACAGACCCCCATGATTCACTGTATTTCCATTCCAAGTACATATCAGATACTCAGAGCTACAAGAAAAAACAAATGAATTTATTCAGAACATTCCATGGCGCTCTCAGGACGATTGTGTTCTTCTGCATGCTTCTGTACTTCTGTTATTTGGTAGTATAAGATCTTGAAATACCGGTGGACGATTCGACTGGTTTTCTCAAGGTCTGGCATATGATACAATTATGCACTCTTGATTCTCTTCCGAGAAACAAAGACATATCGCCGCAGGGCTAGCAGCGAGATCCAGGTGAACTTTGAAATCTTCTGTTTTATCATCAGCAGTAATGCAGAGCTCAGAACCGTCTTTAGTATCTGAGCATGTAATCCTTTGAAGAAGCCTGGGATGCCTTCCTTGTTCCACATTGCATGCATAGCACCCAACATTGTTTTGGTGTGCCTTGAATTGCCTGGCCCTGTCCTTTCAgattcgtcctcatcgtcatcatcggggTCTGCAGCCTGAATCATGACCTTGCACCTGTTTGAAAAATTGATGTCAGATAAATGCAGTGGCGgttgaatttataggccacattGACAAGCAAAAAGCAAGTAGAGAAGTCTATATAACAAGTGAAGTATCGATACCTGATTAATGGGTAAGTCAAGATAGTAGCAACACTTTTTGAGATGGCACCAAGGAGGAATGCCGAGAATGCAGAAAGAGCAACCGGGGAAGAATCACTTGCTGATTCTGCATTTTTACGCGTCTGCCTCAGGATTAGCTTTTGCTTAAGCTGATCAAACACTGTGTACTGCAAAGGATTAAACACAAAACAAATGTTAACACGTGcacgaaaagaaaaaaataaataaagcttATATACATTTGTAAGTTACACCTGAAAGTGGTACTGTTAAGGTGGTAAGAATTAGACTAAGAATACACTGCATTATACTTTTCAGTTCAAGTTGTGGTAAGGCACACAATCTATATCTATACCTTGATGTTTTATGGAAATAGGTGTTCTTAGTCCATCATGCTATTTTATGGAAAACCCCTTGATGTTTCTGACATTAAACCCGCAgtacatattaaatgttttttctaaatactcatatcttctaaatcgtaactccaaatttaaaatGTTATtctttttcccgttgcaacgcacgggcccttttgctagtatattcTTAATATTAATACAACCTAAATTTTGGCAACAAGACAATAGTTAGTATTTTT includes:
- the LOC123450501 gene encoding peroxisomal adenine nucleotide carrier 1-like, which produces MTINKAQGHTIPIFGVYLPDPIFSHGQLYVALSRATAKRNIKILAIKDDDKGKGKGKEQSKNSKKRKRFEPLLTTMKNILYLFFSFRARVNICFVFNPLQYTVFDQLKQKLILRQTRKNAESASDSSPVALSAFSAFLLGAISKSVATILTYPLIRCKVMIQAADPDDDDEDESERTGPGNSRHTKTMLGAMHAMWNKEGIPGFFKGLHAQILKTVLSSALLLMIKQKISKFTWISLLALRRYVFVSRKRIKSA